The genomic interval ACGGGTTGTACGGGTTCTTCGCGGGCGTCTTCCGGTCCGGGGCGGGGTAGCTCTTGCTCTTGCCCTTGCCCTGGGCGGCCCTGGTGGTGTCGCCGGCCGGGGTCGGGTCGTCGAGGGGGATCTCGTCGCGCAGGTCGACGCCGTGCACGGAGGAGAGCTTGGTGGCGGCGGCGATGGCCGCGTCCGCCTTGCCGGTGGGCACGGTGGCGCGGACGTAGCCGAGCCTGTCGTCGGAGCGGCCGACCGAGGCGCCCTTGACCGCCTCGATCTTCTCGGTGACCTGAGCGGTCTTCCCGGGGGCCGTCGCGATCATCATCGTGACGTGTTCGGCGCCCTCGGCCTTGGCCTCGGCGAGCAGTTCCGCGTCGTGCGAACCGAGCTTGTCGTGCGCGGACTTGACGTCCGCGTCGGCCGGCGCGGCGGCCGGGCCGCCGGCGGCGAGGGCCAGCGGGACCGGCCCGGCCGCGGAGAGCGCGGCGACGAGACCGGCGGCGACGGCGATGCGGGCCGCGCGTCTGGTGCCCGATATGGGGGAGCGCTGCGGGGAGTTGGTCATCGGCATCCCTTGCAAGGAGCGAACGATCGGGAGCGGCCAGGGGTGATCGTTCCTGGTCGCGGGGGTCCGGAAGTGCACTACCGGATGATCGATGAGCTTCGCGTAAAGGGTCGATGTTTGGCGAGGGTCGGCCGGAAGGCCGTTGGAGGTGTGGGGAAAACCCCCGGTGCCCGTATGGGGAGATCGCGCCTGAAGCGGACAAGTCCGTCATGCTCATGCAGGGTGGGTGTCCACAGTGCGGACCCACCCGAATACTCCCCTGCGCGGTCCGGGCGGTCCGGGTTACCGTCCGGCGATGCGACGGACGTTGAGGGTGGCGGCCTACGCCGTGGTGGTGCGCGACGGACAGATCCTGCTCGCCCGGTCGCCCGGTCCGGGCGGCGTCCCCGAGTGGGTGCTGCCGGGCGGCGGCATGGAGCACGGCGAGGACCCCTACGACACCGTGCGGCGCGAGCTGGAGGAGGAGACCGGCTACCTCGTGGAGGTCACCGGGTTCCTCGGCATCGACTCCAGCCGCCGCACCCTGCCCGGCCGTCTCCGCCGTCCGGTCGACCACCAGGGCCTGCGGCTGGTCTACGAGGGCCGCGTCGCGGGCGGGGAGCTGCGCCACGAGATCGGCGGCTCCACCGAACTCGCCGCCTGGCAGCCCCTGGACGCCGTACCCGGCCTGGTCCGCGTCGGCCTGGTCGACACCGCCCTGCGGCTGTGGCGGGAGCGGCCGGCGACGGGGCGCCTGGAGCCCGGCCGGGGGTAGGTCCCGCGCGTCCGCGCGGAACGGCCGGAAGCCGGTCAACCACCGCGACCGGTGGCAACCGTGACGCCCCCGACGCGGTCCCTCCCCGCGACCACGCACGACGAACAGGGGAGGCACGAACATGCGGAAGCGGATGCGGACGACGGCGGCGGCAGTGGTGGCGGTGGCCCTCTCGGCGGCCCTGGCGGCCCCCGCGGTGGCGGCGGGTCCCGGCGCGGACCGCTCGGGGGACACCGGCGACCACCGTGCGACCGCCCGGGCCGTGCGGGCCGAGGTCAAGAGCGGGGTGCCCGGCGTGACGCTGCGGGCGGAGGACCGGCGGGGCACCTGGACGACCACCGCCGGGGTGGGGAACCTGCGCACGGAACGCCCGCGTTCCCCGCACGACCGCTACCGGGTCGGCAGCATCACCAAGACCTTCGTGGCGACGGTGCTGCTGCAGCTGGAGGCCGAGGGGAAGCTGTCGCTGGACGACACCGTCGACGCCTGGCTGCCCGGCCTGGTCACCGGCAACGGCCACGACGGCACCCGGATCACCCTCCGGCAGCTGCTGAACCACACCAGCGGCGTCTACAACTACACGGCCGACGAGGACTTCGGCCGCACCTACTTCCTCAAGGAGGGCTTCCTCGAGCACCGTTACGACACCCTGGCCCCCGAGGGGCTGGTGCGCATCGCGATGACCCACGAGCCGGACTTCGCGCCCGGCGACGGGTGGAACTACTCCAACACCAACTACGTGCTGGCCGGCATGGTGATCGAGAAGGCCACCGGCCGCCCCTACGGCGAGGAGGTCCGCCGGCGCGTCCTCGCGCCGCTGCGCCTGACCGCCACCTCGGTCCCCGGCACCCGCACCGGCGTGCCCGGACCCCACAGCCGGGCCTACGCCAAGCTGACGCGGGACGGCAGCGGGCCCGTCCACGACGTCACCCGCCTCAACCCGTCCATCGCCGCCTCGGCGGGCGAGATGATCTCCGACTCCAAGGACCTCAACCGCTTCTACCGCGCCCTGCTCGGCGGGCGGCTGCTGCCCGAGGCGCAGCTGAACGAGATGACCGACACGGTGCCCGTGGACGAGACGCACGGCTACGGGCTGGGCCTGATGAGCACCGAGCTGAGCTGCGGGGTGACCGTCTGGGGCCACGGCGGCGGCATCCACGGCTCCACGTCCGAGGCCGTCACCACACGGAACGGCCGCCACTCCCTCGCGTTCAACTACAACGGCGACTGGGCCGGGAACTCCCAGGCGGTGATCGACGCGGAGTACTGCGGCGACTGACGTGAGGCGGGCCGCCGGGGCGGGGTCCCGTCCCCGGCGGCCCCGCCGCCCTCGCCCGGCGTGCCGTGCCGCCGCACTACCGGGGCAGCACGACGACGTACGCCGCCGGATCGCGGTCCGCCGACGCCATCAGGGCCGTGCGGACCACCGTCGCCTGCTGCTCCGCCGCGTCCCGCAGTTTGCGCGGCGTGATGTGGACGACCGTGATGCCCAGGCGCTCCAGGTGCTCGCGCTTGCGGGCGTGCTCCGTCCACTCGGCGTCGTCCTCGGGCCGCCCGCCCGGCCGGGGCGCGCGGGCGTCCAGCTCCACCGCCACCGCATGCTCCGGCCAGTACGCGTCCACGCCGCCCAGGTGCGGGCCGCCGGGCAGCCGCAGGTCCACGTTCCAGCACGGGTCCGGCAGGCCGTACTCGTGGACCATCCGGTACAGGCGTGCCTCCGCGAGCGCCCGCCCCTCGGCCAGCAGCGAGTCCACCGCGTCCACCACGTGCGGCCGGTTCAGCAGCTTCGCCGCGGTCAGCTCCCGCACCACCGCCGCCGGTTCGCAGTGCCTGCCGCGCACCGCCTCCGTCAGCAGCCGGCGCACCACGGCCGCGTCCTTCAGGTCCGCCACCGCGTCGGCCAGCGCCCGCGGGACCGGGGCCACCGGCAGGCCCGTCACCTGTTCCGGGACCGGCAGCGCGGCGGCGCGCACGATCCGGGCGCAGCCCGTCGACCGCAGCCGGCGCAGCCGCGGCACCAGCACGTCGAGGGTCTCCTGGGCCGGCAGCGGGGGAGCGGACGTGAAGCCGTGCAGGGTCAGCGCGGCCAGCCCGGTGATCATCGCCTCGCCGTAGGGGGAGGCGGGCGGCTCGGCCCCGCCCGGCTGCGCGGGCACGCTCGCGGTCCGCTCCCGCACCGCGTACAGCAGCACCGCGTGCAGCCGCTCCTCGCTGGTCGGCGGTCCCGGGTGCAGCAGGACGACGCCGGGCAGCAGCTGCTGCCAGGGGCCGCCCGGACGGCACTGCTCACCGGCCTCCGCGGCGGAGACCCCGTGCGCCCTGAGCTGCGTGTGGGTCAGCACGCGGCGTCCGGTGCCGGTGGCGAGGTGGTGCAGGGGGCGCGGGGAGAGGGGGGTGTTGTGGTTCATGACCGGCAATTTCCCGCCTCCGGACGCCCCCCGAACCCTTGTTACAGGCTCGTCGACGAATCCGGACAAGCCCGCACTAAAGGACGCCTGTTCGGATACCGAAACCCCCTGGTCCGTTCGGGTGAGCGTGCTGGGTTACGGGCTGAATGCCCGCGTTCGGTAACGGCGGTTGCGCGGGGTCCCTCCGGGAAACCCGGGGGCTTCCCGGAGGGGGGCCGGGGTCCCGGGACCGGATGGTCCCGGGACCCCGGCGGGAGGCGCGGCTGTCAGCCGGCCGCCGCGTCGCACGCCTGGCCGCGCAGGGCGCGGGCCAGGTCGTCGCGGGCCTCCAGGACCAGGCGGCGCAGGGCCGGGGCCGCGTTCTCGTGGGCGGTGAGCCAGGCGTCCGTCGCGTCCAGGGTGGCCCGGGAGTCCTCGTAGGACGGGAACAGGCCGCGGACCACGTCCATGCCGATCTGGAT from Streptomyces sp. DH-12 carries:
- a CDS encoding serine hydrolase domain-containing protein; this translates as MRKRMRTTAAAVVAVALSAALAAPAVAAGPGADRSGDTGDHRATARAVRAEVKSGVPGVTLRAEDRRGTWTTTAGVGNLRTERPRSPHDRYRVGSITKTFVATVLLQLEAEGKLSLDDTVDAWLPGLVTGNGHDGTRITLRQLLNHTSGVYNYTADEDFGRTYFLKEGFLEHRYDTLAPEGLVRIAMTHEPDFAPGDGWNYSNTNYVLAGMVIEKATGRPYGEEVRRRVLAPLRLTATSVPGTRTGVPGPHSRAYAKLTRDGSGPVHDVTRLNPSIAASAGEMISDSKDLNRFYRALLGGRLLPEAQLNEMTDTVPVDETHGYGLGLMSTELSCGVTVWGHGGGIHGSTSEAVTTRNGRHSLAFNYNGDWAGNSQAVIDAEYCGD
- a CDS encoding NUDIX hydrolase, with the translated sequence MRRTLRVAAYAVVVRDGQILLARSPGPGGVPEWVLPGGGMEHGEDPYDTVRRELEEETGYLVEVTGFLGIDSSRRTLPGRLRRPVDHQGLRLVYEGRVAGGELRHEIGGSTELAAWQPLDAVPGLVRVGLVDTALRLWRERPATGRLEPGRG